The Cryptosporangium aurantiacum genome has a window encoding:
- a CDS encoding acyl-CoA dehydrogenase family protein: protein MRFALSAEQRAFAAALDALLGAADVPGAVRRWAGGDPADGLRLWGRLAELGVTGLRVPEACGGVGGTPVDLVVACERLGYHGVPGPYVESLAVAPALLTDTALLTDVAKGLSRISVAAPPHSPYALDADTATHVFIVTGRTVTRGRVSRPVDSVDPARRLSEVSAGEVVADVGLVRHDRALDAGALATASWLVGAGQRLLDDTVAYVSARRQFGRVIGGYQAVQHALADVRVGLDFARPLVLAAARAAATAETASGSLASEAERNRTVSAAKVLAAEAAHRAARTALQLHGAIGYTRELDLSLWILRVRALISAWGTPAYHRGRVLDALTGR from the coding sequence ATGAGGTTCGCGCTCTCCGCCGAACAGCGGGCGTTCGCCGCCGCGCTGGACGCGTTGCTCGGCGCCGCCGACGTTCCCGGCGCCGTCCGTCGCTGGGCCGGCGGCGACCCGGCTGACGGCCTGCGCCTCTGGGGGCGCCTGGCCGAGCTGGGCGTCACCGGGCTCCGGGTCCCCGAGGCGTGCGGCGGGGTCGGCGGCACGCCGGTGGACCTCGTCGTCGCCTGCGAGCGGCTGGGGTATCACGGCGTCCCCGGGCCGTACGTCGAGTCGCTCGCGGTGGCTCCGGCGCTGCTCACCGACACCGCGCTGCTCACCGACGTGGCGAAGGGCCTGTCCCGGATCAGCGTCGCCGCACCACCGCACTCCCCCTACGCACTGGACGCCGACACCGCCACCCACGTGTTCATCGTGACCGGACGGACGGTAACCCGCGGCCGGGTGAGCCGCCCCGTCGACTCCGTCGACCCGGCGCGGCGGCTGTCCGAGGTGTCGGCCGGTGAGGTCGTGGCGGACGTCGGGCTGGTGCGCCACGACCGGGCTCTGGACGCCGGCGCGCTCGCCACCGCGTCCTGGCTGGTCGGTGCCGGACAGCGGCTGCTGGACGACACCGTGGCGTACGTGTCCGCGCGTCGCCAGTTCGGGCGGGTCATCGGGGGGTATCAGGCGGTGCAGCACGCGCTCGCCGACGTCCGCGTGGGGTTGGACTTCGCGCGTCCGCTGGTGCTGGCCGCCGCCCGCGCGGCGGCGACGGCGGAGACGGCGTCCGGCTCACTCGCGTCCGAAGCAGAGCGGAACCGGACCGTCTCGGCGGCCAAGGTCCTGGCCGCCGAGGCGGCGCATCGCGCCGCCCGCACCGCGCTGCAGCTGCACGGCGCGATCGGGTACACCCGCGAACTCGACCTGAGCCTGTGGATTCTGCGCGTCCGTGCGCTGATCAGCGCCTGGGGCACCCCGGCGTACCACCG
- a CDS encoding acyl-CoA dehydrogenase family protein — protein sequence MTSAPQGGPVFLGDPDAVGDPGYFGTAESDLDAGAGLEFTDAEDAFRAEARAWLAAHRPGRLPSMDTPEGAAAHRAWEHELAAARWSVVSWPAAFGGRDASLVEWVIFEEEYYRADAPTRISQNGISLLAPIVFTYGTAEQQQRILPPMADGTHVWAQAWSEPEAGSDLAGLTSRATRDETRGGWILNGQKTWSSRAPFADFGFGLFRTDPDTARHRGLTYFLFPLDADGVTVRPIPQLDGDPGFAEIFFADVFVPDSDVLGGVGDGWRVAMSTAGNERGLSLRAPGRFLAAADRLLGLWRERGDTAPHLRDRVVDAWIGAQAYRAYTWDTVDRLREGGEVGAAGSVNKLFWSQLDVDLHETALDLLGPEQELRGPWTDDYLFALAGPIYAGTNEIQRTIVAERVLGLPRSDDRKARS from the coding sequence ATGACGTCGGCGCCGCAGGGCGGGCCGGTGTTCCTCGGGGATCCCGACGCGGTCGGCGACCCGGGCTACTTCGGCACGGCCGAATCCGACCTCGACGCGGGAGCCGGGCTCGAGTTCACCGACGCCGAAGACGCGTTCCGCGCCGAGGCTCGCGCGTGGCTCGCCGCACACCGCCCCGGACGGCTGCCGTCGATGGACACCCCCGAGGGAGCCGCCGCCCACCGCGCCTGGGAACACGAGCTCGCGGCCGCCCGCTGGTCGGTCGTGTCCTGGCCCGCCGCGTTCGGCGGACGCGATGCCTCGCTGGTCGAGTGGGTGATCTTCGAGGAGGAGTACTACCGGGCCGACGCACCGACCCGGATCTCCCAGAACGGCATCTCGCTCCTCGCCCCGATCGTGTTCACTTACGGAACCGCTGAGCAGCAGCAACGCATCCTCCCGCCGATGGCCGACGGCACCCACGTCTGGGCACAGGCCTGGTCCGAACCCGAGGCAGGCAGCGACCTCGCCGGCCTCACCAGCCGCGCGACCCGCGACGAGACCCGCGGCGGCTGGATCCTCAACGGGCAGAAGACGTGGAGCTCACGCGCGCCGTTCGCCGACTTCGGCTTCGGCCTGTTTCGCACGGATCCCGACACGGCTCGCCATCGCGGGCTCACGTACTTCCTGTTCCCGCTGGACGCCGACGGCGTCACGGTCCGGCCGATCCCCCAGCTCGACGGCGACCCCGGGTTCGCCGAGATCTTCTTCGCAGACGTGTTCGTTCCGGACTCCGACGTGCTCGGCGGCGTCGGCGACGGTTGGCGGGTGGCGATGAGCACCGCGGGCAACGAGCGCGGTCTCTCGTTACGCGCGCCCGGCCGGTTCCTCGCCGCCGCCGATCGCCTGCTCGGGCTCTGGCGCGAGCGCGGCGACACGGCGCCCCACCTGCGGGACCGGGTCGTGGACGCGTGGATCGGTGCGCAGGCCTACCGCGCGTACACCTGGGACACCGTCGACCGCCTGCGCGAGGGCGGCGAGGTTGGCGCGGCGGGCAGCGTCAACAAGTTGTTCTGGTCGCAGCTCGACGTCGACCTGCACGAGACCGCTCTGGACCTGCTCGGCCCGGAGCAGGAGCTCCGCGGGCCGTGGACCGACGACTACCTGTTCGCGCTCGCCGGACCGATCTACGCGGGCACGAACGAGATCCAGCGGACGATCGTCGCCGAGCGGGTGCTCGGGCTACCCCGGTCCGACGACCGGAAGGCCCGCTCATGA
- a CDS encoding acyl-CoA dehydrogenase family protein codes for MDLTHSPEDEKFRTEIRTWLADNLVGEFGAMRGLGGPGREHEAYPERIAWNRHLAAAGWTCLGWPAEHGGRGLSLSQQVIFHEEYARANAPARVNHLGEELLGPTLIALGTPEQKARFLPPIVDVTELWCQGYSEPDAGSDLANVRTRARREGEEWVIDGQKIWTSLAHHADWCFAVVRTEPGSRRHAGLSYLLVPLRQPGVTIRPIRQLTGTSEFNEVYFDGARTRADLVVGEPGDGWRVAMATLGFERGVSTVGQQIGFARELAAVVADARSNGTFDDPLIADRIARAKLGLEVLRTHALRTLTGEPLAGAESVQKLLWARWHRELGELAMEVRGPSGLTVAPPYELDDAQTLYLFSRADTIYGGSDEIQRNILAERVLGLPKEPRP; via the coding sequence GTGGACCTGACCCACTCTCCCGAAGACGAAAAGTTCCGCACCGAGATTCGGACCTGGCTCGCGGACAACCTCGTCGGAGAGTTCGGCGCGATGCGCGGGCTCGGCGGCCCCGGCCGGGAGCACGAGGCCTACCCCGAGCGGATCGCCTGGAACCGCCACCTCGCCGCCGCCGGCTGGACCTGCCTGGGCTGGCCGGCCGAGCACGGCGGCCGCGGGCTGAGCCTCTCCCAGCAGGTGATCTTCCACGAGGAGTACGCCCGCGCGAACGCTCCCGCGCGCGTCAATCACCTCGGCGAGGAACTCCTGGGTCCGACGCTGATCGCGCTCGGGACGCCGGAGCAGAAAGCGCGGTTCCTGCCGCCGATCGTCGACGTCACCGAGCTGTGGTGCCAGGGCTACTCCGAGCCGGACGCCGGTTCCGACCTGGCGAACGTCCGCACCCGCGCCCGCCGCGAGGGCGAGGAGTGGGTGATCGACGGACAGAAGATCTGGACGTCGCTCGCGCACCACGCCGACTGGTGTTTCGCGGTGGTGCGCACCGAGCCGGGGTCACGACGGCACGCGGGGCTGTCGTACCTGCTCGTCCCGCTGCGCCAGCCCGGCGTCACCATTCGCCCGATTCGCCAGCTGACCGGGACGTCCGAATTCAACGAGGTGTATTTCGACGGCGCGCGCACGCGCGCGGACCTCGTCGTGGGGGAACCCGGCGACGGGTGGCGGGTCGCGATGGCGACGCTCGGGTTCGAACGCGGGGTCTCGACGGTCGGGCAGCAGATCGGGTTCGCGCGGGAGCTGGCGGCGGTCGTGGCCGACGCCCGGTCGAACGGAACGTTCGACGACCCGCTGATCGCCGACCGGATCGCCCGGGCCAAGCTGGGCCTCGAGGTGCTGCGCACACACGCGCTGCGGACGCTGACCGGCGAACCGCTCGCGGGCGCGGAGTCGGTGCAGAAGCTGCTCTGGGCCCGATGGCACCGCGAGCTGGGGGAGTTGGCGATGGAGGTCCGGGGTCCGTCCGGCCTGACGGTCGCACCACCGTACGAGCTCGACGACGCCCAGACCTTGTACCTGTTCTCCCGCGCCGACACGATCTACGGCGGCTCGGACGAGATCCAGCGGAACATTCTCGCCGAGCGGGTGCTCGGTCTACCGAAGGAGCCCCGCCCGTGA